In Synechococcus sp. A18-25c, a single window of DNA contains:
- the mnmE gene encoding tRNA uridine-5-carboxymethylaminomethyl(34) synthesis GTPase MnmE: protein MQEINGEHLTIAAVATAVAPGQGGIAVIRLSGPQAQDAVRAVTCIPGDQPWASHRVLYGHVLAQGGVERIDEVLVVLMLAPRSFTGEDVVEIHCHGGVMAVQRVLERVLAQPGVRRAQPGEFSQRAVLNGRLDLTRAEAISDLVAARSQRAAQLAMAGVDGGVQQRIEMLRQRLLDQLCELEARVDFEEDLPPLDGEALLEELLDVRRALLQLVEDGQRSAALRQGLRVALVGRPNVGKSSLLNRLSRRERAIVTDLPGTTRDLLESEIVLEGVPITLLDTAGIRATQDAVEQIGIARSHDALVSADLVVLLFDLSDGWTPDDESLRQLIPEGVPWLRVGNKADLVEGTGAAAAATADELQADVRFSAATGVGEAELVQGLLERCGALTDGALLLALNQRQGDLAAAAADALQRSQQVAADGLPWDFWTIDLRQAIQSLGEITGEELTESVLDRIFSRFCIGK from the coding sequence ATGCAGGAGATCAATGGGGAGCACCTGACGATTGCCGCCGTGGCAACGGCTGTGGCGCCTGGTCAGGGCGGCATTGCGGTCATTCGTCTGTCGGGTCCTCAGGCCCAGGATGCGGTTCGCGCGGTGACCTGCATTCCTGGGGATCAGCCCTGGGCGAGCCATCGGGTGCTGTATGGCCATGTGCTCGCCCAGGGCGGGGTTGAGCGGATCGATGAGGTGCTGGTGGTGTTGATGCTGGCGCCGCGCAGCTTCACCGGTGAAGACGTGGTGGAGATCCACTGCCATGGCGGTGTGATGGCCGTTCAGCGCGTGCTGGAACGGGTGTTGGCCCAGCCCGGTGTTCGTCGCGCTCAGCCCGGAGAGTTCAGCCAGAGGGCGGTGCTGAATGGCCGCCTCGATCTCACCCGCGCCGAGGCCATCAGCGATCTGGTGGCCGCGCGCAGTCAGCGCGCCGCTCAGCTGGCGATGGCGGGTGTGGATGGTGGTGTGCAGCAACGGATCGAAATGCTGCGCCAACGGCTGCTCGACCAGCTCTGTGAACTGGAGGCCAGGGTGGATTTCGAGGAAGACCTCCCGCCTCTCGATGGTGAGGCGTTGTTGGAGGAGCTACTGGATGTGCGCCGCGCGTTACTGCAGCTCGTGGAAGACGGACAGCGCAGTGCCGCTTTGCGCCAGGGGTTGCGGGTCGCACTGGTTGGTCGCCCCAATGTGGGCAAGAGTTCCTTGCTCAATCGCCTCAGTCGGCGTGAACGGGCGATCGTGACGGATCTCCCCGGCACGACTCGCGATTTGCTGGAAAGCGAGATCGTGTTGGAGGGCGTGCCAATCACGTTGCTCGACACCGCTGGTATCCGTGCCACGCAGGATGCGGTGGAGCAGATCGGCATTGCTCGCAGCCACGATGCCTTGGTCAGCGCCGATCTGGTGGTGCTGCTCTTCGATCTGAGTGATGGATGGACGCCTGACGATGAAAGCTTGCGCCAGTTGATTCCTGAAGGGGTCCCCTGGTTGCGGGTTGGTAACAAGGCTGATTTAGTGGAGGGGACGGGTGCTGCTGCCGCAGCGACTGCGGACGAACTGCAGGCCGATGTGCGCTTCAGTGCTGCCACCGGTGTTGGCGAGGCAGAGCTGGTGCAGGGCCTGTTGGAACGCTGCGGTGCCCTCACGGATGGCGCGTTGCTGTTGGCGCTCAATCAGCGCCAGGGTGATCTGGCGGCCGCGGCTGCCGACGCATTGCAGCGCAGTCAGCAGGTGGCGGCCGATGGTTTGCCCTGGGATTTCTGGACGATTGACCTGCGCCAGGCGATCCAGAGCCTTGGTGAAATCACGGGCGAGGAGCTCACTGAATCGGTGCTCGATCGGATCTTTTCCCGCTTTTGCATCGGCAAGTAG
- a CDS encoding DUF2062 domain-containing protein, giving the protein MLRRTQKRLQQGLQWLWEQEGTPGQRARGLAAGIFCGCFPIFGLQTLAGITLASVVRGNHLLAAAGTWISNPFTYVPLYWFNYRIGALVLGPGSQWTGLDSLRQEGFGATGWSVLSRLLLGSSITGAICAALGWWLSLRWLRQQRRSS; this is encoded by the coding sequence ATGCTGCGTCGAACGCAGAAGCGCTTGCAACAAGGGCTGCAGTGGCTTTGGGAGCAGGAAGGCACACCAGGCCAGAGAGCCCGGGGGCTTGCGGCCGGAATCTTCTGTGGCTGCTTTCCGATCTTTGGTCTGCAAACCCTTGCTGGCATCACACTGGCCAGCGTGGTGCGCGGCAATCACCTCCTGGCTGCAGCCGGCACCTGGATTAGCAATCCGTTCACTTATGTGCCGCTGTATTGGTTCAACTACCGAATCGGAGCCCTAGTCCTAGGCCCTGGTAGTCAATGGACGGGCCTGGACAGCCTGCGCCAGGAGGGCTTCGGTGCAACGGGATGGAGCGTGCTCAGCCGATTGCTACTGGGATCCAGCATCACTGGGGCCATCTGCGCAGCTCTGGGCTGGTGGCTGAGCCTGCGATGGCTGCGTCAACAACGTCGCAGCTCTTGA
- a CDS encoding bifunctional (p)ppGpp synthetase/guanosine-3',5'-bis(diphosphate) 3'-pyrophosphohydrolase, giving the protein MLNATSATAASQIPEGSAPPACGLVALRDRPIRSADDYGIELPPWLRECIDHVPPGIGHSCPTDAESLLAAAFDFAFQLHEGQFRASGDPYIVHPVAVADLLRDIGASASVIAAGFLHDVVEDTDVTPEQLESHFGPEVRELVEGVTKLGGIHFTTRTEAQAENLRKMFLAMASDIRVVLVKLADRLHNMRTLGALQEEKRQRIARETREIYAPLANRLGIGRFKWELEDLSFKLLEPEAFREIQQEVATKRSEREQRLGVTVQLLSDRLSAVGLENCEVSGRPKHLYGIWTKMERQQKAFHEIYDVAALRILTPSVEACYRALAVVHDTFRPIPGRFKDYIGLPKPNGYQSLHTAVIGRHRPIEVQIRTLDMHRVAEFGIAAHWKYKEGGSPAAGGDTERFNWLRQLVDWQQEGGADDHNDYLASIKEDLFDEEVFVFTPKGEVVGLRKGSTAVDFAYRIHSEVGNHCHGVRINDRLSPLSTPLQNGDFVNILTSKTAHPSLDWLNFVGTPTARNRIRQWYKRSHRDETIQRGKDLLERELGRSGFDSLLNSEAMTRVAERCNLQCTEDLLAALGFGAVTLHQVLNRLREEIRLQTAADQEPLSNEDVARQLVEQAETGTPRSSAEQEEPILGVEGLDYRLGGCCSPLPGEAIVGTVALGNHGITVHRQDCSNVEVIPTERRLPVRWNPDVASQGQRFPAQLRIEVIDRVGILKDILMRLSDGRINVSDARVKTSYGRPARIDLRLELASADQLQRTMHQIRSMADVIEIARNCGN; this is encoded by the coding sequence ATGCTGAACGCCACCTCCGCGACGGCTGCATCGCAGATTCCGGAGGGATCCGCCCCCCCCGCCTGCGGTCTAGTGGCGTTGAGGGACCGTCCGATCCGGTCCGCAGATGATTACGGCATTGAGCTGCCTCCCTGGTTGCGGGAGTGCATCGACCATGTTCCCCCTGGAATTGGTCATAGTTGCCCCACGGATGCAGAGTCGCTGTTGGCGGCGGCTTTTGATTTCGCGTTCCAGCTGCATGAGGGGCAGTTCCGCGCCAGCGGTGATCCCTACATCGTCCACCCGGTGGCGGTGGCCGACTTGCTGCGCGATATCGGAGCCAGCGCCAGTGTGATTGCAGCGGGCTTCCTTCACGATGTGGTGGAGGACACCGATGTCACGCCGGAGCAGCTGGAGAGCCACTTCGGCCCTGAGGTGCGTGAGCTCGTGGAGGGGGTGACCAAGCTTGGTGGAATTCACTTCACCACCCGTACGGAGGCCCAGGCAGAGAACTTGCGCAAGATGTTCCTGGCGATGGCCAGTGACATCCGCGTGGTGTTGGTCAAACTCGCCGACCGGCTGCACAACATGCGTACGCTGGGAGCGCTGCAGGAGGAAAAACGTCAGCGCATCGCGCGCGAAACCCGTGAGATCTATGCCCCCCTTGCCAACCGTCTCGGCATCGGTCGTTTCAAGTGGGAACTCGAAGATCTTTCTTTCAAACTGCTCGAGCCGGAGGCGTTCCGCGAGATTCAGCAAGAGGTGGCGACCAAACGTAGTGAGCGGGAGCAGCGCCTGGGCGTCACCGTGCAGCTGCTCAGTGATCGCCTCTCAGCCGTCGGTTTGGAGAACTGCGAGGTCAGTGGCCGGCCGAAGCACCTGTACGGCATCTGGACCAAAATGGAGCGTCAGCAGAAGGCGTTCCACGAGATCTACGACGTGGCCGCTCTGCGCATCCTGACGCCAAGCGTCGAGGCCTGTTATCGGGCTCTTGCGGTGGTGCATGACACCTTCCGTCCCATTCCTGGGCGTTTCAAGGACTACATCGGTCTGCCGAAGCCCAATGGCTATCAGTCATTACACACAGCCGTGATTGGCCGTCATCGCCCGATCGAAGTGCAGATCCGCACGCTCGATATGCACCGCGTGGCGGAATTCGGCATTGCAGCCCACTGGAAATACAAAGAAGGCGGTTCACCGGCTGCGGGGGGAGACACCGAGCGGTTCAACTGGCTCCGCCAGCTGGTGGATTGGCAACAGGAAGGTGGTGCTGACGATCACAACGACTACCTGGCCTCCATCAAGGAAGACCTCTTCGACGAGGAGGTGTTTGTATTCACCCCCAAAGGGGAAGTGGTTGGTCTGCGCAAGGGGTCAACGGCGGTGGACTTTGCCTACCGGATTCACTCAGAAGTGGGCAATCACTGCCATGGCGTGCGAATCAACGATCGCCTGTCGCCCCTTTCAACCCCCCTGCAGAACGGCGACTTCGTCAACATCCTCACCAGCAAAACGGCACATCCCAGCCTCGATTGGCTCAACTTTGTGGGCACCCCCACGGCGCGCAATCGCATTCGTCAGTGGTACAAGCGCAGCCATCGGGATGAAACGATTCAGCGGGGCAAGGATCTGCTGGAGCGGGAGCTAGGACGCAGTGGGTTCGATTCTCTTCTGAACAGTGAGGCGATGACGCGTGTCGCTGAACGTTGCAACCTGCAGTGCACGGAGGACCTGCTTGCAGCGCTCGGCTTCGGTGCCGTGACGCTCCATCAAGTGCTCAACCGTTTGCGCGAGGAGATTCGTCTGCAAACGGCTGCTGATCAGGAGCCGTTATCCAACGAAGATGTAGCCCGTCAACTGGTTGAGCAGGCCGAGACTGGCACTCCCCGATCCAGCGCCGAACAGGAAGAACCGATCCTCGGTGTGGAAGGCCTTGACTACCGCCTTGGCGGCTGTTGCAGCCCTTTGCCGGGCGAGGCAATCGTCGGCACCGTCGCTCTGGGCAACCACGGCATCACCGTGCACCGCCAGGATTGCTCCAACGTGGAGGTGATTCCGACCGAACGGCGATTACCTGTGCGCTGGAATCCCGATGTCGCCTCTCAAGGGCAGCGCTTTCCAGCACAGCTCCGCATCGAAGTGATCGACAGGGTGGGAATTCTCAAAGATATCTTGATGCGGTTGTCTGATGGCCGCATCAACGTCAGTGATGCTCGGGTGAAGACCAGTTATGGCCGGCCGGCTCGCATTGATCTCCGCCTCGAGCTCGCCAGTGCCGACCAACTGCAGCGCACGATGCATCAGATCCGTTCGATGGCTGATGTGATTGAGATCGCGCGCAACTGTGGCAACTGA
- a CDS encoding ABC transporter ATP-binding protein, producing the protein MSPAPDVVLEMNHVRLRYPGSQSWTLDGLDLRLQAGERLALVGPSGCGKSTIARAALQLLPSGSHCSGGLSLMGRDPRKLALPALRSLRGESVGLVFQDPMTRLNPLMTVGDHLLDTLRAHRPDMDPSERRHRAQTLLEQVGIGAGRFRAYPHEFSGGMRQRLAIALAIALRPPLVIADEPTTSLDVAVAGQVMAVLRDLCDDLGSALLLISHDLAMANRWCERMAVMDGGKVAEINRSDVVLTYPCSRVGQRLLSAARAREGSNTPSAPEADVVLDVQELRCWHNLGGLPWRPNWLRAVDGISFQLQAGETLGVVGGSGCGKSTLCRALMGLTPIRGGQVNLLGQPLLRLQGTAARQARRTIQMVFQDPLACLNPAMTVAEAIGDPLLIHGLASPAEASRQAQDLLDRVGLTPAERFQNRLPRQLSGGQQQRVAIARALALGPKVLICDESVSMLDAEIQTEVLALLRQLQQELGLAMIFVTHDLSVASGFCHRLLVLDQGHVVEEGPGDRLLHQPQAPITQTLVEACPRLPEA; encoded by the coding sequence ATGAGTCCCGCACCAGACGTCGTGCTGGAGATGAACCACGTCCGCCTGCGTTACCCGGGCAGCCAGAGCTGGACGCTGGATGGCCTCGACCTGCGCCTGCAGGCTGGAGAACGCTTGGCACTGGTCGGACCCTCAGGCTGCGGCAAGAGCACCATCGCCCGTGCTGCCCTTCAGCTGCTGCCTTCTGGCAGCCACTGTTCAGGAGGCCTAAGCCTGATGGGACGCGATCCACGCAAACTCGCACTGCCGGCGCTTCGATCCCTGCGAGGCGAGTCCGTTGGCCTGGTGTTCCAGGACCCGATGACACGACTCAATCCGCTGATGACGGTGGGGGACCACCTCTTGGACACCCTGCGGGCGCACCGGCCGGACATGGATCCATCGGAACGTCGCCATCGTGCGCAAACACTGCTGGAACAGGTGGGCATCGGCGCCGGCCGCTTCCGCGCTTATCCCCATGAGTTCAGTGGTGGCATGCGCCAACGTCTGGCCATCGCGCTGGCCATTGCCCTGCGCCCTCCGCTGGTGATTGCGGATGAACCCACCACGAGTCTCGATGTGGCCGTGGCCGGCCAGGTGATGGCCGTGCTGCGTGACCTCTGTGATGACCTGGGCAGTGCGCTGCTACTGATCAGTCATGACCTGGCCATGGCGAACCGCTGGTGTGAACGGATGGCGGTGATGGACGGCGGCAAAGTCGCCGAGATCAACCGCAGCGATGTGGTTCTCACCTACCCCTGCTCCAGGGTTGGCCAACGTCTGCTCTCGGCCGCACGCGCACGAGAAGGCAGCAACACACCCTCGGCCCCTGAAGCCGACGTGGTGCTGGATGTGCAGGAACTGCGCTGCTGGCACAACCTGGGGGGTCTGCCCTGGAGGCCCAACTGGCTCAGAGCCGTCGACGGCATCAGCTTTCAGCTTCAGGCGGGCGAAACCCTTGGTGTTGTAGGGGGCTCCGGTTGCGGCAAGAGCACCCTCTGCCGAGCGCTCATGGGGCTGACACCCATCCGTGGCGGTCAGGTCAACCTGCTGGGGCAACCGCTGCTGCGCCTCCAAGGAACCGCAGCACGGCAGGCACGACGAACCATCCAGATGGTGTTTCAAGACCCACTGGCCTGCCTCAACCCTGCGATGACCGTGGCAGAAGCGATTGGTGATCCGCTGCTGATTCATGGGCTGGCCTCGCCAGCCGAAGCAAGCCGTCAGGCTCAGGATCTGCTGGATCGCGTAGGGCTAACGCCAGCAGAGCGGTTCCAAAACCGATTGCCACGGCAGCTGTCAGGAGGGCAGCAGCAGCGCGTGGCAATTGCTCGAGCCCTTGCCCTGGGACCGAAGGTGCTGATCTGCGATGAGAGCGTGAGCATGCTGGACGCCGAAATCCAGACCGAAGTGTTGGCACTGTTGCGCCAACTGCAACAGGAGCTCGGGTTGGCCATGATCTTCGTGACCCATGACCTTTCCGTCGCCAGCGGTTTCTGTCACCGACTGCTGGTGCTGGATCAGGGGCATGTGGTGGAGGAAGGACCGGGAGACCGTTTGCTACATCAGCCGCAGGCACCCATCACCCAGACCCTGGTCGAAGCCTGTCCGCGTTTGCCCGAAGCCTGA